The following are from one region of the Microtus ochrogaster isolate Prairie Vole_2 chromosome 17, MicOch1.0, whole genome shotgun sequence genome:
- the Sftpc gene encoding pulmonary surfactant-associated protein C — MDVGSKEVLMESPPDYSAGPRSQFRIPCCPVHLKRLLIVVVVVVLVVVVIVGALLMGLHMSQKHTEMVLEMSIGAPEAQKRLALSEHMDTIATFSVGPTGIVVYDYQRLVTAYKPAPGTYCYIMKMAPESIPSLEAFTRKFQNFQAKPSATTSKLDGEEGRDTGSETSGRDLTFLGLAVSTLCGELPLYYI, encoded by the exons ATGGACGTGGGTAGCAAAGAGGTCTTGATGGAAAGTCCAccg GATTACTCAGCAGGTCCCAGGAGCCAGTTCCGCATCCCCTGTTGCCCCGTGCATCTCAAACGCCTTCTCattgtggttgtggtggtggtccTTGTTGTCGTGGTGATTGTAGGGGCCCTGCTTATGGGCCTTCACATGAGTCAGAAACATACCGAAATG GTCCTTGAGATGAGCATTGGCGCACCGGAAGCGCAGAAGCGCCTAGCCCTGAGTGAGCACATGGACACCATTGCCACCTTCTCCGTTGGTCCCACTGGCATTGTTGTGTATGACTACCAGCGG CTCGTGACTGCCTATAAGCCAGCTCCGGGAACCTACTGCTACATCATGAAGATGGCTCCAGAGAGCATCCCCAGTCTCGAGGCGTTTACTAGAAAATTCCAGAACTTCCAG GCAAAGCCCTCAGCAACCACCTCGAAGCTGGATGGGGAGGAAGGGCGTGATACAGGTTCCGAGACTTCCGGGAGAGACCTGACTTTCCTAGGTCTTGCTGTGAGCACCTTGTGTGGAGAGCTACCACTGTACTATATCTAG
- the Lgi3 gene encoding leucine-rich repeat LGI family member 3, with translation MAGPRARLLVLSTLSFCLMLQASAKKPPKTPPCPPSCSCTRDTAFCVDSKAVPKNLPSEVISLTLVNAAFSEIQDGAFSHLPLLQFLLLNSNKFTLIGDNAFIGLSHLQYLFIENNDIWALSKFTFRGLKSLTHLSLANNNLQTLPRDIFRPLDILSDLDLRGNALNCDCKVKWLVEWLAHTNTTVAPIYCASPPRFQEHKVQDLPLREFDCITTDFVLYQTLSFPAVSAEPFLYSSDLYLALAQPGASACTILKWDYVERQLRDYDRIPAPSAVHCKPMVVDGQLYVIVAQLFGGSYIYHWDPNTTRFTKLQDIDPQRVRKPNDLEAFRIDGDWYFAVADSSKAGATSLYRWHQNGFYSHQALHAWHRDTDLEFVDGEGKPRLIVSSSSQAPVIYQWSRSQKQFVAQGEVTQVPDAQAVKHFRAGRDSYLCLSRYIGDSKILRWEGTRFSEVQALPSRGSLALQPFLVGGHRYLALGSDFSFTQIYQWDEGRQKFVRFQELAVQAPRAFCYMPAGDAQLLLAPSFKGQTLVYRHVVVDLSA, from the exons ATGGCCGGGCCACGAGCCAGGCTACTGGTGCTGTCTACGCTGAGTTTTTGTCTAATGCTGCAAGCCAGTGCCAAGAAGCCTCCTAAGACGCCCCCCTGCCCACCCAGCTGCTCCTGCACCAGGGACACCGCCTTCTGCGTGGACTCTAAGGCAGTGCCCAAGAACCTGCCTTCAGAGGTCATCTCCCT GACCCTGGTGAATGCTGCGTTCTCAGAGATCCAAGATGGAGCCTTCTCCCACCTGCCACTGTTACAGTTCTT GTTACTCAACTCCAACAAGTTCACGCTCATTGGAGACAATGCCTTCATAGGACTGTCGCACCTGCAGTAcct CTTCATCGAGAACAATGACATCTGGGCACTTTCCAAGTTTACCTTTCGAGGACTCAAGTCCTTGACACACCT CTCATTGGCCAACAATAACCTGCAGACACTGCCCAGAGACATCTTTCGTCCCCTGGACATCCTGAGTGACTT AGACCTCCGGGGCAATGCCCTTAACTGTGACTGCAAGGTGAAGTGGCTGGTGGAGTGGCTGGCACACACCAACACCACCGTGGCCCCCATCTACTGTGCCAGCCCGCCCCGCTTCCAGGAGCACAAGGTGCAAGACTTGCCCCTTCGGGAGTTCGACTGCATCACCACTG ATTTCGTCCTCTACCAGACTCTGTCCTTCCCCGCGGTGTCAGCGGAACCCTTCCTTTACTCCAGCGACCTCTACCTGGCACTGGCCCAGCCGGGTGCCAGCGCCTGCACCATCCTGAAGTGGGACTACGTGGAACGGCAGCTCCGGGACTATGATAGAATTCCAG CCCCCTCAGCTGTGCACTGCAAGCCGATGGTGGTGGACGGCCAGCTCTATGTCATCGTGGCCCAGCTGTTTGGTGGCTCGTACATTTACCACTGGGACCCCAATACCACACGTTTCACCAAGCTGCAGGACATCGACCCCCAGCGTGTGCGCAAGCCCAATGACCTGGAAGCCTTCCGCATTGATGGTGATTGGTACTTTGCCGTGGCTGACAGCTCCAAGGCGGGTGCCACCAGCCTCTACCGCTGGCACCAGAATGGCTTCTATTCCCACCAGGCCCTGCACGCCTGGCACCGCGACACTGACCTGGAGTTTGTTGACGGTGAGGGCAAGCCACGGCTGATCGTGTCTAGCAGTTCTCAGGCCCCCGTCATCTATCAGTGGAGTCGTTCTCAGAAGCAGTTTGTGGCGCAGGGAGAGGTGACTCAGGTGCCTGACGCCCAGGCCGTGAAACACTTTCGTGCTGGCCGCGACAGCTACCTGTGTCTTAGTCGCTACATTGGTGACTCCAAGATCCTGCGCTGGGAGGGTACCCGTTTCTCTGAGGTACAGGCTCTCCCCTCCCGGGGTTCGCTGGCCCTCCAGCCCTTCCTGGTAGGTGGCCACCGCTACCTGGCACTGGGCAGTGACTTCTCCTTCACGCAGATTTACCAGTGGGACGAGGGCCGACAGAAGTTTGTACGGTTCCAGGAGCTGGCCGTACAGGCCCCTCGGGCCTTCTGCTATATGCCTGCTGGAGATGCCCAGCTGCTCCTGGCCCCCAGTTTCAAGGGACAAACACTGGTGTACCGACATGTCGTGGTGGATCTCAGTGCCTAG